Proteins from a single region of Macrotis lagotis isolate mMagLag1 chromosome 2, bilby.v1.9.chrom.fasta, whole genome shotgun sequence:
- the ZNF385C gene encoding zinc finger protein 385C isoform X1: MTEEFETPSRSDLDFYSSGPASSSPNPLLASLPLPARPLQPPLDIKHFLTFHFNGAAPLSLFPNFSTMDPVQKAVISHTFGVPSPIKKKLFISCNICHLRFNSSNQAEAHYKGHKHARKVKAVEAAKSKQRTYSPAQDRATGPPTTPPDSRTGELPNKASLAPSPGSPLVLLKTLDSTPRESAGLDLSDASSSSSSPSCTPSSPGPETPTTRIGAGAGSNVGMDNPNEKGPLYCPTCKVTVNSASQLQAHNTGAKHKWMVDGHRGAPRRGRGRIMPRGGARHKAKRVAGTPGNKLGPSPSFHCALCQLHVNSETQLKQHMSSRRHKDRLAGKPLKAKVSQHSKLQKHGALAVSILKSKLALQKQLTKTLAARFLPSPLPTAAVCTLPGPLALRPAPAPTTTLFPAPMLGPALFRSPAAAVRPATGPIVFAPY, encoded by the exons ATGACAGAGGAGTTTGAGACACCATCTAGATCTGATTTGGACTTCTACAGCTCAG GCCCAGCCTCCAGCTCCCCCAACCCTCTTCTGGCCTCGCTGCCCCTGCCTGCTCGGCCTCTGCAGCCCCCACTGGACATCAAGCATTTCCTGACCTTCCACTTCAATGGTGCAGCCCCACTCAGCCTTTTCCCCAACTTCAGCacg ATGGACCCAGTCCAGAAAGCAGTAATCAGTCACACTTTTGGAGTCCCCTCCCCTATAAAGAAGAAGCTGTTTATCTCCTGTAACATCTGCCACTTGAGGTTCAACTCTTCG AATCAGGCTGAAGCCCATTACAAAGGTCACAAACATGCCAGAAAGGTCAAGGCTGTGGAGGCTGCCAAGAGTAAGCAGAGGACTTATTCTCCAGCCCAGGATAGAGCCACTGGTCCACCCACCACCCCACCTGATAGCAGAACCGGAGAACTCCCAAACAAGG CTTCCTTAGCACCCTCCCCTGGATCCCCTTTAGTTCTGCTGAAGACTTTGGATTCCACTCCAAGGGAGTCAGCTGGCCTGGACCTCTCCGATGCCTCTTCTTCGTCCTCTTCCCCTTCCTGTACTCCTTCATCCCCAGGGCCAGAAACGCCTACTACTAGAATTGGGGCAGGGGCAGGAAGCAATGTGGGTATGGACAACCCGAATGAGAAGGGCCCCCTCTACTGCCCTACCTGTAAGGTCACTGTCAACTCAGCTTCACAGCTCCAAGCCCATAACACAG GAGCCAAACACAAGTGGATGGTGGATGGTCATCGAGGAGCTCCTCGAAGGGGACGAGGCCGAATTATGCCTCGGGGAGGGGCCAGGCACAAGGCTAAGCGTGTGGCAGGGACCCCAGGGAACAAGCTGGGGCCAAGCCCttctttccactgtgccctcTGTCAGCTCCATGTCAACTCTGAAACCCAACTCAAGCag CACATGAGTAGCCGAAGACACAAAGACAGGCTGGCAGGGAAGCCCCTGAAGGCTAAGGTCAGTCAGCATAGCAAGCTACAGAAACATGGGGCGCTGGCTGTGAGTATCCTCAAG TCTAAACTGGCCTTGCAGAAGCAACTTACCAAGACCCTGGCGGCCCGATTCCTGCCCAGCCCCCTCCCAACAGCTGCGGTATGCACTCTTCCAGGGCCCTTGGCTCTCCGGCCAGCCCCAGCTCCCACTACCACTCTTTTCCCGGCTCCGATGTTGGGACCTGCCCTGTTTCGATCACCAGCGGCAGCTGTCCGCCCAGCTACTGGGCCCATTGTCTTTGCTCCTTACTGA
- the C2H17orf113 gene encoding uncharacterized protein C17orf113 homolog, producing MVPPGKKPAGETSNSNKKCKRYFNEHWKEEFTWLEFDYERKLMFCLECRQALVRNKHGKAENAFTVGTDNFQRHALLRHVTSGAHCQALAVNREQLAFEARAGGRGSYGYHRNLPLNSVGMAANPSMAPIKMEVNPAKVAVLTTVYCMAKEDVPDDRCPALLELQRFNLCQALLGTEHGDYYTLGSVKDMQAAIARVLHSEDYQRLKASPFVGLVLDEVGDGPEPHSLALFATLVSPCDGQPASTFLGSVELGVGEAAPGQLLDILKSFGVPVPKLAWLGSGLPSERLGDLGLQLRVTCPLLAELHCLPSRGHPEAPTYVSEYESVLDALFRLYGGSGAHGIPELRAALDLAAINLTGPQRVPWASILPAVEAVAASWSHLVPMLEATPLTSPLTQALALALRRFTFVAFTYLLLDTLPTLQKLSLLLQPEEPDLALLPPLVITTAASLQAQRGSDGPHFQSFLQALDIPTPAGNGDGGRYCYQGVELTDCSPATIQSFEDLRGTFLDSLRRGLWDSFPGPSLDIVAALASIFDSRRYPQSLEELGAHGEGALRLLLQAYAPVVVGERALSDFPLFKRIVFSLGPLGPRDLCCKLVCAHSELHELFPDFAILASLVLVLPAGASLLDKVARSRELRWWDQGKGEGGDIQGNHVVKIAVDGPPLHEFDFALAIELFESGGGGVEFFGTQIK from the exons ATGGTCCCCCCAGGGAAGAAGCCAGCTGGAGAGACATCCAACTCAAACAAGAAATGCAAGCGCTATTTCAATGAACATTGGAAGGAAGAGTTCACTTGGCTGGAGTTTGACTATGAGAGAAAGCTGATGTTTTGCTTGGAGTGTAGACAAGCCCTTGTCCGGAACAAGCATGGGAAGGCAGAGAATGCCTTCACTGTGGGCACCGACAATTTCCAGCGTCATGCTTTGTTGCGCCATGTGACTTCTGGAGCTCACTGCCAGGCCTTAGCTGTCAACCGGGAACAGCTGGCATTTGAAGCCCGGGCAGGGGGAAGAGGGAGCTATGGGTACCACCGAAATCTGCCCTTGAACTCAGTAGGTATGGCCGCCAACCCTTCTATGGCACCCATCAAGATGGAAGTGAACCCTGCCAAGGTGGCAGTGTTGACCACCGTTTACTGCATGGCTAAGGAAGATGTGCCAGATGACCGATGCCCTGCTCTGCTGGAACTACAGAGATTCAACCTCTGCCAGGCACTCCTGGGCACTGAGCATGGTGATTACTACACCCTGGGCAGCGTGAAGGACATGCAG GCAGCCATTGCCAGGGTTCTGCACTCTGAAGACTACCAGCGGCTGAAGGCATCCCCATTTGTGGGACTAGTGCTGGATGAGGTTGGGGATGGTCCAGAGCCCCATAGCCTGGCCCTCTTTGCCACCTTGGTGTCCCCCTGTGATGGCCAGCCTGCCAGCACCTTCTTGGGAAGTGTGGAACTAGGGGTAGGTGAGGCTGCTCCTGGCCAGCTTCTGGACATTCTGAAGTCCTTCGGTGTCCCTGTACCCAAGCTGGCCTGGCTTGGCTCAGGACTCCCAAGTGAGCGTCTGGGTGACCTGGGCCTACAACTTCGGGTCACATGCCCACTGCTGGCCGAGCTCCATTGCCTTCCCAGCCGGGGTCACCCAGAAGCCCCAACCTACGTCAGCGAGTATGAGAGTGTACTGGATGCTTTGTTTCGACTCTATGGTGGCTCCGGGGCTCATGGGATCCCAGAGCTCCGGGCAGCATTGGACCTTGCAGCCATCAATCTGACAGGACCACAGCGGGTACCCTGGGCCTCAATCCTGCCAGCTGTTGAAGCTGTGGCTGCCTCCTGGTCCCACCTGGTGCCCATGCTAGAGGCTACTCCCCTCACTTCCCCACTTACGCAGGCATTGGCCCTTGCCCTCCGGAGGTTCACCTTTGTTGCCTTCACCTACCTCCTACTGGATACTTTGCCCACTTTACAGAAGCTCAGCCTCCTCCTTCAACCTGAGGAGCCAGACTTGGCTCTGCTCCCTCCCTTGGTCATTACCACTGCTGCCTCTCTGCAGGCTCAGAGAGGCTCAGATGGACCTCACTTTCAAAGTTTCCTGCAGGCACTGGACATCCCCACTCCTGCTGGCAATGGAGATGGGGGCCGCTATTGCTATCAAGGGGTGGAGCTGACAGACTGCTCCCCAGCAACCATTCAGAGCTTTGAGGATCTCCGGGGGACTTTCCTAGACTCCCTGAGAAGAGGACTATGGGACTCCTTCCCAGGTCCCTCTCTGGACATTGTGGCCGCTCTTGCTTCCATATTTGACTCTCGACGCTACCCACAGTCCTTAGAAGAGCTGGGAGCCCATGGGGAAGGAGCTCTTCGGTTATTGCTCCAGGCCTATGCCCCTGTAGTGGTTGGTGAAAGAGCCCTGAGTGACTTCCCACTCTTTAAACGCATTGTTTTCAGTTTGGGCCCACTAGGCCCACGGGATCTGTGTTGCAAGCTGGTCTGCGCCCACTCGGAGTTGCATGAACTCTTTCCTGACTTTGCCATTCTGGCTTCATTAGTCTTAGTCCTGCCTGCTGGTGCCAGCCTTCTTGACAAGGTTGCCCGGAGCCGGGAGCTTCGGTGGTGGGAccagggaaagggagagggaggcgACATTCAGGGGAACCACGTTGTGAAGATCGCAGTGGACGGCCCCCCACTCCATGAGTTTGACTTTGCCTTGGCCATTGAGTTGTTTGAGAGTGGAGGTGGTGGGGTGGAATTTTTTGGCACCCAGATCAAATGA
- the ZNF385C gene encoding zinc finger protein 385C isoform X3: MKRPLSPAPPGEKGLPAPGGSECPPQLPEPSRAKRERKRPSYTLCDVCNIQLNSAAQAQVHCGGRAHQRRLRQLSSGKTPSGPAGPASSSPNPLLASLPLPARPLQPPLDIKHFLTFHFNGAAPLSLFPNFSTMDPVQKAVISHTFGVPSPIKKKLFISCNICHLRFNSSNQAEAHYKGHKHARKVKAVEAAKSKQRTYSPAQDRATGPPTTPPDSRTGELPNKASLAPSPGSPLVLLKTLDSTPRESAGLDLSDASSSSSSPSCTPSSPGPETPTTRIGAGAGSNVGMDNPNEKGPLYCPTCKVTVNSASQLQAHNTGAKHKWMVDGHRGAPRRGRGRIMPRGGARHKAKRVAGTPGNKLGPSPSFHCALCQLHVNSETQLKQHMSSRRHKDRLAGKPLKAKVSQHSKLQKHGALAVSILKSKLALQKQLTKTLAARFLPSPLPTAAVCTLPGPLALRPAPAPTTTLFPAPMLGPALFRSPAAAVRPATGPIVFAPY; this comes from the exons ATGAAGCGCCCACTGAGCCCAGCCCCTCCAGGTGAGAAGGGCCTTCCTGCTCCAGGGGGTTCTGAATGTCCCCCTCAGCTCCCAGAGCCCTCTAGGGCCAAGAGGGAAAGGAAACGACCATCATACACACTCTGTGATGTCTGCAACATTCAACTCAACTCTGCAGCCCAGGCTCAAGTGCATTGTGGGGGCCGTGCCCACCAGAGACGCCTGCGACAGCTCAGTTCTGGGAAGACCCCCTCGGGACCAG CAG GCCCAGCCTCCAGCTCCCCCAACCCTCTTCTGGCCTCGCTGCCCCTGCCTGCTCGGCCTCTGCAGCCCCCACTGGACATCAAGCATTTCCTGACCTTCCACTTCAATGGTGCAGCCCCACTCAGCCTTTTCCCCAACTTCAGCacg ATGGACCCAGTCCAGAAAGCAGTAATCAGTCACACTTTTGGAGTCCCCTCCCCTATAAAGAAGAAGCTGTTTATCTCCTGTAACATCTGCCACTTGAGGTTCAACTCTTCG AATCAGGCTGAAGCCCATTACAAAGGTCACAAACATGCCAGAAAGGTCAAGGCTGTGGAGGCTGCCAAGAGTAAGCAGAGGACTTATTCTCCAGCCCAGGATAGAGCCACTGGTCCACCCACCACCCCACCTGATAGCAGAACCGGAGAACTCCCAAACAAGG CTTCCTTAGCACCCTCCCCTGGATCCCCTTTAGTTCTGCTGAAGACTTTGGATTCCACTCCAAGGGAGTCAGCTGGCCTGGACCTCTCCGATGCCTCTTCTTCGTCCTCTTCCCCTTCCTGTACTCCTTCATCCCCAGGGCCAGAAACGCCTACTACTAGAATTGGGGCAGGGGCAGGAAGCAATGTGGGTATGGACAACCCGAATGAGAAGGGCCCCCTCTACTGCCCTACCTGTAAGGTCACTGTCAACTCAGCTTCACAGCTCCAAGCCCATAACACAG GAGCCAAACACAAGTGGATGGTGGATGGTCATCGAGGAGCTCCTCGAAGGGGACGAGGCCGAATTATGCCTCGGGGAGGGGCCAGGCACAAGGCTAAGCGTGTGGCAGGGACCCCAGGGAACAAGCTGGGGCCAAGCCCttctttccactgtgccctcTGTCAGCTCCATGTCAACTCTGAAACCCAACTCAAGCag CACATGAGTAGCCGAAGACACAAAGACAGGCTGGCAGGGAAGCCCCTGAAGGCTAAGGTCAGTCAGCATAGCAAGCTACAGAAACATGGGGCGCTGGCTGTGAGTATCCTCAAG TCTAAACTGGCCTTGCAGAAGCAACTTACCAAGACCCTGGCGGCCCGATTCCTGCCCAGCCCCCTCCCAACAGCTGCGGTATGCACTCTTCCAGGGCCCTTGGCTCTCCGGCCAGCCCCAGCTCCCACTACCACTCTTTTCCCGGCTCCGATGTTGGGACCTGCCCTGTTTCGATCACCAGCGGCAGCTGTCCGCCCAGCTACTGGGCCCATTGTCTTTGCTCCTTACTGA
- the ZNF385C gene encoding zinc finger protein 385C isoform X2 codes for MTEEFETPSRSDLDFYSSGPASSSPNPLLASLPLPARPLQPPLDIKHFLTFHFNGAAPLSLFPNFSTNQAEAHYKGHKHARKVKAVEAAKSKQRTYSPAQDRATGPPTTPPDSRTGELPNKASLAPSPGSPLVLLKTLDSTPRESAGLDLSDASSSSSSPSCTPSSPGPETPTTRIGAGAGSNVGMDNPNEKGPLYCPTCKVTVNSASQLQAHNTGAKHKWMVDGHRGAPRRGRGRIMPRGGARHKAKRVAGTPGNKLGPSPSFHCALCQLHVNSETQLKQHMSSRRHKDRLAGKPLKAKVSQHSKLQKHGALAVSILKSKLALQKQLTKTLAARFLPSPLPTAAVCTLPGPLALRPAPAPTTTLFPAPMLGPALFRSPAAAVRPATGPIVFAPY; via the exons ATGACAGAGGAGTTTGAGACACCATCTAGATCTGATTTGGACTTCTACAGCTCAG GCCCAGCCTCCAGCTCCCCCAACCCTCTTCTGGCCTCGCTGCCCCTGCCTGCTCGGCCTCTGCAGCCCCCACTGGACATCAAGCATTTCCTGACCTTCCACTTCAATGGTGCAGCCCCACTCAGCCTTTTCCCCAACTTCAGCacg AATCAGGCTGAAGCCCATTACAAAGGTCACAAACATGCCAGAAAGGTCAAGGCTGTGGAGGCTGCCAAGAGTAAGCAGAGGACTTATTCTCCAGCCCAGGATAGAGCCACTGGTCCACCCACCACCCCACCTGATAGCAGAACCGGAGAACTCCCAAACAAGG CTTCCTTAGCACCCTCCCCTGGATCCCCTTTAGTTCTGCTGAAGACTTTGGATTCCACTCCAAGGGAGTCAGCTGGCCTGGACCTCTCCGATGCCTCTTCTTCGTCCTCTTCCCCTTCCTGTACTCCTTCATCCCCAGGGCCAGAAACGCCTACTACTAGAATTGGGGCAGGGGCAGGAAGCAATGTGGGTATGGACAACCCGAATGAGAAGGGCCCCCTCTACTGCCCTACCTGTAAGGTCACTGTCAACTCAGCTTCACAGCTCCAAGCCCATAACACAG GAGCCAAACACAAGTGGATGGTGGATGGTCATCGAGGAGCTCCTCGAAGGGGACGAGGCCGAATTATGCCTCGGGGAGGGGCCAGGCACAAGGCTAAGCGTGTGGCAGGGACCCCAGGGAACAAGCTGGGGCCAAGCCCttctttccactgtgccctcTGTCAGCTCCATGTCAACTCTGAAACCCAACTCAAGCag CACATGAGTAGCCGAAGACACAAAGACAGGCTGGCAGGGAAGCCCCTGAAGGCTAAGGTCAGTCAGCATAGCAAGCTACAGAAACATGGGGCGCTGGCTGTGAGTATCCTCAAG TCTAAACTGGCCTTGCAGAAGCAACTTACCAAGACCCTGGCGGCCCGATTCCTGCCCAGCCCCCTCCCAACAGCTGCGGTATGCACTCTTCCAGGGCCCTTGGCTCTCCGGCCAGCCCCAGCTCCCACTACCACTCTTTTCCCGGCTCCGATGTTGGGACCTGCCCTGTTTCGATCACCAGCGGCAGCTGTCCGCCCAGCTACTGGGCCCATTGTCTTTGCTCCTTACTGA